One window of Leifsonia sp. AK011 genomic DNA carries:
- a CDS encoding glycosyltransferase family 2 protein has protein sequence MTVPPTRATVAVVISTLGRVDALAALLGDLAAQTRPPLVVAVCDQSNDPESGVSDVCDAHRDRLDIRVVTSPRGLSRGRNAAAAAVRGEADYLFFPNDTSRLGPDALERFRPRDGVEAFAGQYRDAHGARTHVEAGLLPLAKNNVWAAMEPALFVRSDAFTASGGFDETLGSGASTPWQSGEGTELLLRLGRAGGRIQFDPDLVVEGVPESEGLDRAQRQRKLRAYGRGYGHILREWNYGARRRWAAVLGGFALGIRQPRRFTLGDGWHVGLGRAEGIMNRTLGTSTTMTAVDR, from the coding sequence GTGACTGTCCCGCCAACCCGCGCCACAGTCGCGGTGGTCATCTCCACGCTCGGTCGTGTCGATGCCCTCGCTGCACTCCTCGGCGACCTCGCCGCGCAGACCCGGCCCCCGCTCGTGGTGGCGGTCTGCGACCAGAGCAACGACCCAGAGAGCGGAGTCTCGGACGTGTGTGATGCGCACCGCGACAGGCTCGATATCCGTGTGGTCACGTCACCTCGCGGACTTTCGCGGGGACGCAATGCGGCCGCGGCCGCGGTGCGGGGCGAAGCCGACTACCTGTTCTTCCCGAACGACACCTCCCGGCTCGGACCCGATGCCCTCGAGCGCTTCCGCCCGAGGGACGGAGTCGAGGCGTTCGCCGGCCAGTACCGAGACGCGCACGGCGCGCGGACTCACGTTGAGGCGGGTTTGTTGCCACTGGCGAAGAACAACGTCTGGGCGGCCATGGAACCGGCACTTTTTGTGCGGTCCGACGCCTTCACGGCGAGCGGCGGTTTCGACGAGACCCTCGGTTCTGGCGCGTCGACACCGTGGCAGAGCGGCGAGGGAACGGAGCTGCTCCTGCGTCTCGGCAGGGCTGGGGGGCGCATCCAGTTCGATCCCGACCTTGTGGTGGAGGGTGTCCCCGAGAGCGAGGGGCTCGACCGCGCGCAGCGGCAGCGCAAGCTGCGCGCGTACGGGCGCGGCTATGGCCATATCCTCAGGGAGTGGAACTACGGCGCCCGTCGGCGCTGGGCAGCGGTGCTCGGCGGCTTCGCGCTCGGCATTCGCCAGCCCCGTAGGTTCACTCTGGGCGATGGATGGCACGTGGGACTCGGAAGGGCGGAGGGCATCATGAACCGCACCCTCGGTACTTCAACCACGATGACCGCGGTGGACCGATGA
- a CDS encoding glycosyltransferase family 2 protein, which yields MTPLSSPAAPMVSVVVAFHDDAARVETALRQLAAIDYPNAEFLLVDDGSTDATPGLLDAFAAERPAVRVLHNPENRGVAASRNRAVAEATGQYLWFADPDDRWDAGMLGQLVAAVDPGADIVVCGARVVDEAGCPVRTIDDVPTRHDLTGLEALEAVLRGELTGYLWNKLVRRGLATPFPIQRSLSDLPFVAAAVSAAAVVRRIPGTPYTYVQRAGSITRAGGGVDLGDLARSALAVIETAGDAPAPLVTLFRYWFAIVPTHTQWALRHERATAMVDGLDVRVRVGEARGILPLDRRTALKALWIRCAGPLFAPIYRALMRGRTP from the coding sequence ATGACCCCGCTGTCTAGTCCCGCCGCACCGATGGTCAGCGTCGTCGTGGCGTTCCACGACGACGCCGCCCGTGTCGAGACCGCGCTCCGACAACTCGCGGCCATCGACTACCCGAACGCGGAGTTCCTGCTCGTCGACGACGGGTCGACGGATGCCACCCCCGGCCTCCTCGACGCGTTCGCCGCCGAGCGACCCGCCGTGCGGGTGCTCCACAATCCCGAGAACCGTGGAGTCGCGGCATCCCGCAACCGCGCGGTCGCGGAGGCCACGGGGCAGTACCTCTGGTTCGCGGACCCCGACGACCGATGGGATGCCGGCATGCTGGGCCAACTCGTCGCGGCCGTCGACCCCGGGGCCGATATCGTCGTGTGCGGGGCGCGGGTGGTCGACGAAGCGGGTTGCCCGGTGCGCACCATCGACGACGTGCCGACCCGTCACGACCTCACGGGGCTCGAGGCGCTCGAGGCGGTCCTCCGCGGCGAACTCACGGGCTACCTGTGGAACAAGCTCGTCCGCCGCGGTCTCGCAACGCCGTTCCCGATCCAGCGTTCCCTCTCCGACCTGCCGTTCGTCGCCGCAGCAGTGTCGGCGGCGGCGGTCGTGCGACGCATCCCGGGCACCCCATACACCTATGTGCAGCGGGCCGGGTCGATCACCCGCGCGGGCGGGGGCGTCGATCTCGGGGATCTCGCGCGTTCTGCCCTGGCGGTGATCGAGACGGCAGGGGACGCGCCTGCCCCCCTCGTCACACTGTTCCGTTACTGGTTCGCTATTGTGCCGACGCACACCCAGTGGGCACTGCGACACGAGCGCGCGACGGCCATGGTGGATGGCCTCGACGTGAGGGTGCGTGTGGGCGAGGCTCGTGGCATCCTCCCGCTCGACCGACGCACGGCGCTCAAGGCCCTGTGGATCCGCTGTGCCGGCCCGCTGTTCGCACCGATCTACCGCGCGCTCATGAGGGGGCGGACGCCGTGA
- a CDS encoding oligosaccharide flippase family protein, with protein MTDASQSGSTSQRVLVSLFGNVFPPLSAFVTAPILAQALGVAGRGELGAATAPLLLALGIVTFGMPEAITHFVGRGSGPMRTVVLRGLAWLTLGGVAGTAGIVLLAPVLSAGSADVGALIRIAAIALVPSLLLSGLRGLAAGLHLWGLITTERIVAAVFRLAAIVVLAVTGTLTEFTATVVIGLTSFVGAIAYVALPAGIRRRARAAVEAAPFGMLSFGGRIWIGSFIGILLARFDQAILLPLSSAVALGLYVVAVSISELPLVFNSAMRDVMFSAESESSQDDRLALASRTSTIVTAVIALAVGILSVWGIPFLFGADFDGAVLPTAILLVGVVLGNPGSIAGVGLSARGRPGLRAFALAVGFVVNLAVVVLLAPTLGAIGAALAALLGSVLAGFVNIVWLRRYFGFRLSAFYGFRASDVTAIVVAGRSILARVRRR; from the coding sequence GTGACGGACGCCTCGCAGTCCGGGAGCACCAGCCAGCGGGTGCTCGTCTCGCTCTTCGGCAACGTCTTCCCGCCGCTGAGCGCGTTCGTCACCGCGCCGATCCTCGCGCAGGCTCTCGGGGTGGCCGGGCGCGGCGAACTGGGAGCCGCGACCGCGCCGCTCCTGCTCGCGCTCGGCATCGTCACGTTCGGCATGCCGGAGGCGATCACTCACTTCGTCGGCCGCGGCTCTGGCCCGATGCGCACCGTGGTTCTGCGCGGGCTCGCCTGGCTCACCCTCGGGGGAGTGGCGGGAACCGCGGGCATCGTGCTCCTCGCACCCGTGCTGTCCGCCGGGAGCGCGGATGTCGGTGCACTCATCCGCATCGCCGCGATAGCCCTCGTGCCGAGCCTGCTCCTCAGCGGTCTCCGTGGGCTCGCCGCGGGCCTCCACCTGTGGGGCCTCATCACGACGGAACGCATCGTGGCCGCGGTGTTCCGCCTCGCGGCGATCGTCGTGCTCGCGGTGACGGGGACGCTGACCGAGTTCACGGCGACCGTCGTCATCGGGCTCACCTCGTTCGTCGGGGCGATCGCCTACGTCGCGCTTCCCGCAGGTATACGCCGGAGAGCGCGCGCAGCGGTGGAGGCAGCACCGTTCGGCATGCTGTCGTTCGGCGGGAGGATCTGGATCGGCTCGTTCATCGGCATCCTGCTCGCCCGCTTCGACCAGGCGATCCTGCTGCCGCTGTCCTCCGCGGTGGCCCTCGGCCTCTACGTCGTCGCCGTGAGCATCAGCGAACTGCCGCTCGTCTTCAACAGCGCGATGCGCGACGTCATGTTCTCGGCCGAGTCGGAGTCGAGCCAGGATGACCGCCTCGCGCTCGCGTCACGCACGTCCACCATCGTCACAGCTGTCATCGCGCTCGCCGTCGGGATACTGAGTGTCTGGGGCATCCCCTTCCTCTTCGGTGCGGACTTCGACGGTGCCGTTCTGCCGACCGCGATCCTGCTCGTGGGAGTCGTGCTCGGCAATCCCGGATCGATTGCGGGCGTCGGGCTCAGCGCTCGCGGGCGTCCAGGGCTCCGGGCGTTCGCACTCGCCGTCGGGTTCGTGGTGAACCTCGCCGTCGTGGTGCTGCTCGCGCCCACCCTCGGTGCGATCGGTGCGGCTCTTGCGGCCCTGCTCGGCAGCGTGCTCGCCGGGTTCGTCAACATCGTCTGGCTGCGTCGGTACTTCGGGTTCCGACTCAGCGCGTTCTACGGCTTCCGGGCGAGCGACGTGACGGCCATCGTGGTGGCCGGCCGCAGCATCCTCGCGAGGGTGCGACGGCGCTGA
- a CDS encoding NADPH-dependent FMN reductase, with amino-acid sequence MKLMVIVGSVRPGRVGLPIAQWVHQRAASSDRFSVDFVDLAELALPFMDEPAHPARRAYTKPHTIAWSERVDAADGFILVSPEYNHSYSPVLKNALDYLAQEWKHKPVSIVSYGGVSAGTRGAAALEQVLTTLGLVKTGANVEINFVAQHVRDGQFHPEDKHDSILHTALNQMHDLHEALSPLRALAA; translated from the coding sequence ATGAAGCTCATGGTGATCGTCGGTAGTGTTCGTCCGGGTCGGGTTGGCCTCCCCATCGCACAGTGGGTGCACCAGCGCGCCGCGTCATCCGATCGGTTCAGTGTGGATTTCGTCGACCTGGCCGAACTCGCGCTCCCGTTCATGGACGAGCCAGCGCACCCGGCACGCCGCGCGTACACCAAGCCCCACACGATCGCGTGGAGCGAGCGGGTGGATGCCGCAGACGGCTTCATTCTCGTGAGCCCCGAGTACAACCACTCCTACTCGCCCGTGCTCAAGAACGCGCTCGACTACCTCGCCCAGGAGTGGAAGCACAAGCCCGTCTCGATCGTGAGCTACGGCGGCGTCTCGGCGGGAACGCGAGGCGCGGCCGCGCTCGAGCAGGTGCTCACCACGCTCGGACTCGTCAAGACCGGAGCCAATGTGGAGATCAACTTCGTGGCGCAGCACGTGCGTGACGGGCAGTTCCACCCGGAGGACAAGCACGACTCGATCCTCCACACGGCCCTGAACCAGATGCACGACCTGCACGAGGCGCTGAGCCCACTGCGGGCTCTCGCGGCCTAG
- a CDS encoding MFS transporter: MKSYLDLLRTPGVARIIAAQLTARFPGGMLSLAYLLHVERVHNSYGAAGLVLAATSIGQAIAGPLTSRWMGVWGMRKVLILTLIVCTGAILSIAIFPMSVPMYMIVGFIGGLSTPPIQPAVRTIYPKMVNSRQLTPLFSLDASAQEIIWVAGPVITTLIATQISTQTAIFVAAAFLIGGGIWFISSPDVGRVRIPRSKRSFGTVLTRRPVLLATITGFLLVGACAAIEAGVVAVFGHGGPEAGIVLGIWAIGSLAGGLSLGHVPIGPWALARRMFLVFAGMALASIWLDFWWLAGALLIAGIGIAPALAVIFAIVSSSVKFSDTAEAYGWVGTGQLIGAAIGSAIAGFLIDANGAIGAFWAAIAFAFLGTLVPTLLRRWHPDLRGRDASPIPDTAPVPVQPS, translated from the coding sequence GTGAAGAGTTACCTTGACCTGTTGAGAACCCCCGGAGTTGCGCGCATCATCGCCGCGCAGCTCACCGCGCGGTTCCCCGGAGGCATGCTCTCGCTGGCCTACCTGCTGCACGTCGAGCGCGTCCACAACTCCTACGGGGCGGCCGGCCTCGTCCTCGCCGCGACGAGCATCGGGCAGGCGATCGCCGGCCCCCTCACGAGCCGCTGGATGGGTGTGTGGGGCATGCGCAAGGTGCTCATCCTCACGCTCATCGTCTGCACGGGCGCCATCCTCTCGATCGCGATCTTCCCGATGAGCGTTCCGATGTACATGATCGTGGGCTTCATCGGCGGACTGAGCACTCCCCCGATCCAGCCAGCCGTGCGCACGATTTACCCGAAGATGGTCAACTCGCGGCAGCTCACCCCGCTGTTCTCGCTGGATGCCTCGGCCCAGGAGATCATCTGGGTTGCGGGCCCCGTCATCACGACCCTCATCGCCACCCAGATCTCGACGCAGACGGCGATCTTCGTAGCTGCGGCCTTCCTCATCGGGGGCGGCATCTGGTTCATCTCCTCGCCCGACGTCGGCAGGGTGCGCATCCCGAGGAGCAAGCGCTCGTTCGGCACGGTACTCACGCGCAGGCCCGTGCTCCTTGCCACGATCACGGGCTTCCTGCTCGTCGGGGCGTGCGCCGCGATCGAGGCCGGCGTCGTGGCCGTGTTCGGGCATGGCGGGCCTGAGGCCGGCATCGTTCTGGGCATCTGGGCGATCGGGTCCCTCGCGGGAGGTCTCTCGCTCGGTCACGTGCCGATCGGCCCGTGGGCCCTCGCACGCCGCATGTTCCTCGTCTTCGCGGGTATGGCCCTCGCCTCGATCTGGCTCGACTTCTGGTGGCTCGCCGGTGCCCTGCTCATCGCCGGCATCGGCATAGCGCCGGCGCTGGCCGTGATCTTCGCGATCGTGTCATCGAGCGTGAAGTTCAGCGACACGGCGGAGGCCTACGGATGGGTCGGTACGGGCCAGCTCATCGGTGCGGCCATCGGGTCGGCTATCGCCGGGTTCCTCATCGACGCGAACGGCGCCATCGGTGCCTTCTGGGCAGCGATCGCCTTCGCGTTCCTCGGCACGCTCGTGCCGACCCTGCTGCGCCGGTGGCATCCCGACCTGCGCGGGCGGGATGCCAGCCCCATCCCCGACACCGCGCCGGTGCCCGTCCAGCCGAGCTAG
- a CDS encoding ribonucleoside-diphosphate reductase subunit alpha, which produces MGITVVKRSGEREPYDANKINLAIEAATVGLDENITWVTQIASELELTLFDGITTQQLDEAVIQVALQNVKDDPAFDVVAARLLLKTIYKRVLGDYESAEELKELHRAHFAPNVTRGVEEGLLDPRLTEMFDLDFLASKLEPAHDELLKYIGVVTLNNRYGIKGRNGDALEVPQYFWMRIAMGLSLNEANPTEAALKFYEKMSSLEYLAAGSTLVNAGTIYPQLANCFVMEMQDDMEHIAKTTRDVMWLTKGTGGIGLSVTKLRAQGSPIRSNNTTSTGPIPFMHTIDSILRAVSRGGKKFGALCFYMENWHLDFPEFLELRNNSGDPYRRTRTANTAVWISDEFMKRVQNDDDWYLFDPLEVSDLNELYGKEFSARYTEYVAKAEAGEMRMFKKISAREQFKSILISLQTTSHPWLTWKDTINNRALNNNTGTIHLSNLCTEITLPQDEDNVSVCNLASINLSQHLITDPATGAVRVDYAKIEESARLAVRQLDNLIDITRSSVKEADFSNKENRAVGLGVMGFTDIIEKLGHSYESEEAYDLIDEIMEHVSYAAIDASTELAKERGAYANFEGSRWSQGLVPLDSIALTEADRGVAIKVNRTTRLDWDALREKVKGGMRNATLMAIAPTASIGLVAGTTPGLDPQFSQIFSRATSNGKFLEVNRNLVADLQKRGIWESTRESILRSQGDIQNIASIPDDLKAVYKTSFQLSPYAFLEVAARAQKWIDQAISRNMYLETRDLGDMMDIYFAAWERGVKTTYYLHMKPRHTAEQSTVKVNKTEELVASKSAPAEASTGAAAPAAPARRGFGGLAPKAGA; this is translated from the coding sequence GTGGGAATTACAGTCGTCAAGCGCAGTGGTGAGCGAGAGCCATACGACGCCAACAAGATCAACCTCGCGATCGAGGCGGCAACGGTCGGCCTCGACGAGAACATCACCTGGGTCACCCAGATCGCGTCCGAGCTCGAGCTCACGCTCTTCGATGGCATCACGACCCAGCAGCTCGACGAGGCGGTCATCCAGGTCGCCCTCCAGAACGTGAAGGATGACCCGGCGTTCGATGTCGTCGCTGCGCGTCTCCTCCTCAAGACGATCTACAAGCGCGTGCTCGGCGACTACGAGTCCGCCGAGGAGCTCAAGGAACTCCACCGCGCGCACTTCGCACCCAACGTCACGCGCGGCGTCGAAGAGGGGCTGCTCGACCCGCGCCTCACCGAGATGTTCGACCTCGACTTCCTCGCCAGCAAGCTGGAGCCCGCCCACGACGAGCTCCTCAAGTACATCGGCGTCGTCACGCTCAACAACCGTTACGGCATCAAGGGTCGTAACGGCGACGCGCTCGAGGTTCCCCAGTACTTCTGGATGCGCATCGCCATGGGCCTGTCGCTCAACGAGGCCAACCCCACCGAGGCGGCCCTCAAGTTCTACGAGAAGATGTCGAGCCTCGAGTACCTCGCGGCAGGCTCCACCCTCGTCAACGCCGGCACGATCTACCCCCAGCTCGCGAACTGCTTCGTCATGGAGATGCAGGACGACATGGAGCACATCGCCAAGACGACGCGCGATGTCATGTGGCTCACGAAGGGCACCGGCGGCATCGGCCTCTCGGTGACCAAGCTCCGCGCGCAGGGCTCGCCCATCCGCTCCAACAACACCACCTCGACGGGCCCGATCCCGTTCATGCACACGATCGACTCGATCCTGCGCGCGGTCAGCCGCGGCGGCAAGAAGTTCGGTGCCCTCTGCTTCTACATGGAGAACTGGCACCTCGACTTCCCCGAGTTCCTCGAGCTGCGCAACAACTCGGGTGACCCGTACCGTCGCACCCGCACCGCCAACACGGCGGTCTGGATCTCCGACGAGTTCATGAAGCGCGTGCAGAACGACGACGACTGGTACCTCTTCGACCCGCTCGAGGTCAGCGACCTCAACGAGCTGTACGGCAAGGAGTTCTCGGCGCGTTACACCGAGTACGTCGCCAAGGCCGAGGCCGGCGAGATGCGGATGTTCAAGAAGATCTCCGCTCGCGAGCAGTTCAAGTCGATCCTCATCTCCCTCCAGACCACCAGCCACCCGTGGCTGACCTGGAAGGACACGATCAACAACCGTGCGCTCAACAACAACACGGGCACTATCCACCTGTCGAACCTCTGCACCGAGATCACGCTTCCGCAGGATGAGGACAACGTCTCCGTCTGCAACCTCGCGTCGATCAACCTCTCGCAGCACCTCATCACCGACCCGGCGACGGGCGCGGTGCGCGTGGACTACGCGAAGATCGAGGAGTCGGCTCGCCTTGCGGTTCGCCAGCTCGACAACCTGATCGACATCACGCGCTCCTCGGTGAAGGAGGCGGACTTCTCCAACAAGGAGAACCGCGCGGTGGGCCTCGGAGTCATGGGCTTCACCGACATCATCGAGAAGCTCGGCCACAGCTACGAGAGCGAAGAGGCCTACGACCTCATCGACGAGATCATGGAGCACGTCTCCTACGCTGCGATCGATGCATCCACCGAGCTCGCCAAGGAGCGCGGCGCGTACGCCAACTTCGAGGGCAGCCGCTGGTCGCAGGGCCTCGTGCCGCTCGACTCGATCGCCCTCACCGAGGCCGACCGTGGCGTGGCGATCAAGGTCAACCGCACGACACGCCTCGACTGGGACGCGCTGCGCGAGAAGGTCAAGGGCGGCATGCGCAACGCGACGCTCATGGCGATCGCGCCGACCGCATCCATCGGTCTCGTCGCGGGCACCACGCCCGGTCTCGACCCGCAGTTCTCGCAGATCTTCAGCCGCGCGACCTCGAACGGCAAGTTCCTCGAGGTCAACCGCAACCTGGTCGCCGACCTGCAGAAGCGCGGCATCTGGGAGTCGACGCGTGAGTCGATCCTGCGCAGCCAGGGTGACATCCAGAACATCGCCTCGATTCCGGATGACCTCAAGGCCGTGTACAAGACGAGCTTCCAGCTCTCGCCCTACGCCTTCCTCGAGGTTGCCGCTCGTGCGCAGAAGTGGATCGACCAGGCGATCAGCCGCAACATGTACCTCGAGACGCGTGACCTCGGCGACATGATGGACATCTACTTCGCGGCGTGGGAGCGCGGCGTCAAGACGACGTACTACCTGCACATGAAGCCCCGCCACACCGCCGAGCAGTCCACGGTCAAGGTCAACAAGACCGAGGAGCTCGTCGCGTCGAAGTCGGCCCCGGCCGAGGCATCCACCGGCGCTGCCGCACCCGCGGCACCCGCGCGTCGCGGCTTCGGTGGCCTCGCCCCGAAGGCTGGTGCCTGA
- a CDS encoding ribonucleotide-diphosphate reductase subunit beta — MGILGTGLQEGLLLKPIRYQWAMDLYDQAVANTWFPNEIQLGEDIADFKKMTEEERHAVTFLMSYFNPNELLVNKALAFGVYPYVNAAEATLYLAKQMWEEANHCMSFEYVLETFPIDRDEAYNAHVDIPSMARKEEFEVKYIRRMTEQTLDITTTEGKKDFIRNLVAYNVILEGVWFYSGFMVALSFRQRNLLRNFGSLMDWVVRDESLHLKFGINLILTVLEENPDLQTEEFATEIKQMILDAVEMEEAYNHDLLPNGILGLNATYINQYVKYLADRRLEELGFEPHYNVSNPAKWMAAANDTLQLVNFFESTNTSYESNASATTSSKS; from the coding sequence ATGGGAATTCTAGGAACGGGCCTCCAAGAGGGGCTCCTGCTCAAGCCGATCCGCTACCAGTGGGCGATGGACCTGTACGACCAGGCCGTGGCCAACACGTGGTTCCCCAACGAGATCCAGCTCGGTGAGGACATCGCCGACTTCAAGAAGATGACGGAGGAGGAGCGCCACGCGGTGACCTTCCTCATGAGCTACTTCAACCCGAACGAGCTCCTCGTCAACAAGGCGCTCGCGTTCGGCGTTTACCCCTACGTGAACGCCGCAGAGGCGACCCTGTACCTCGCGAAGCAGATGTGGGAGGAGGCCAACCACTGCATGAGCTTCGAGTACGTGCTCGAGACGTTCCCGATCGATCGTGACGAGGCCTACAACGCCCACGTCGACATTCCGTCGATGGCGCGCAAGGAGGAGTTCGAGGTCAAGTACATCCGTCGCATGACGGAGCAGACGCTCGACATCACGACCACCGAGGGCAAGAAGGACTTCATCCGCAACCTCGTCGCGTACAACGTGATTCTCGAGGGCGTGTGGTTCTACTCGGGCTTCATGGTCGCGCTGAGCTTCCGCCAGCGCAACCTGCTGCGCAACTTCGGTTCGCTCATGGACTGGGTCGTGCGCGACGAGAGCTTGCACCTCAAGTTCGGCATCAACCTCATCCTCACGGTGCTCGAGGAGAACCCCGACCTGCAGACGGAGGAGTTCGCCACCGAGATCAAGCAGATGATCCTCGACGCCGTCGAGATGGAGGAGGCCTACAACCACGACCTGCTCCCGAACGGCATCCTCGGCCTCAACGCGACGTACATCAACCAGTACGTCAAGTACCTCGCCGACCGTCGCCTCGAGGAACTCGGGTTCGAGCCCCACTACAACGTCAGCAACCCGGCGAAGTGGATGGCGGCAGCCAACGACACCCTCCAGCTCGTGAACTTCTTCGAGTCCACGAACACCTCGTACGAGTCGAACGCCTCGGCGACGACCTCGTCGAAGAGCTAG
- a CDS encoding GNAT family N-acetyltransferase: MDAETGAMYAVFTNGRTPEQRAAIDDALSVDPAEITDTLLALEDGVAAGTASLRPFGDELEVKKVFVAVPFRGQGLSRRIMLELEGIARVRGVASLVLQTGPLQVPAIRLYESLGYVRIEPYGKYGVIEDTLCFRKVLD; this comes from the coding sequence ATGGATGCCGAGACCGGCGCCATGTACGCGGTGTTCACCAACGGCCGGACCCCGGAGCAGCGCGCCGCCATCGACGACGCGCTGTCCGTGGATCCTGCCGAGATCACCGACACGCTTCTCGCGCTCGAGGACGGGGTGGCGGCGGGGACGGCCTCGCTGCGTCCGTTCGGCGATGAGCTTGAGGTGAAGAAGGTGTTCGTCGCGGTTCCGTTCCGTGGGCAGGGGCTGTCGCGGCGGATCATGCTCGAGCTGGAGGGCATCGCGCGGGTGCGTGGGGTGGCATCCCTCGTGCTGCAGACGGGGCCGCTGCAGGTTCCCGCGATCCGCCTGTACGAGAGCCTCGGCTACGTGCGCATCGAGCCGTACGGCAAGTACGGTGTGATCGAGGACACCCTGTGCTTCCGCAAGGTGCTCGACTGA
- a CDS encoding NADP-dependent oxidoreductase: MTNGRAIIANSFGAPEVLELVEVHVPEPGPGEVTIQVHAAGVNPADIKRLAGAFGSPKLPMHHGSEVSGTVAAVGPDAVGPMGAISVGDAVIGYPVSGGYADAITVKASSVLPKPEPLDWPEAANLLATGVTAWHLLEATGVGEGDRVLIHGASGGVGYTAAQLALLRGAVVVGTASASNQKLLTDAGVKAVVYGDGLADRVRAELPEGVTVALDTVGTDEALDVSAELVADRDRIATIAGFEKGAELGIKMLGGGPGADPGRDIRTAARPELVALAQAGKLHIVMGRTFPLEGAIEALELVRTGHPGGQVALRPNDP, encoded by the coding sequence ATGACCAACGGCCGCGCGATCATTGCCAACTCGTTCGGGGCACCCGAGGTGCTCGAACTCGTCGAGGTGCACGTGCCGGAGCCCGGCCCGGGTGAGGTGACGATCCAGGTGCACGCCGCTGGTGTGAATCCTGCGGACATCAAGCGGCTCGCGGGCGCGTTCGGCTCGCCGAAGCTTCCCATGCATCACGGCAGCGAGGTGTCCGGCACGGTCGCCGCGGTGGGCCCGGACGCCGTCGGCCCGATGGGCGCGATCTCCGTGGGCGACGCCGTGATCGGCTATCCGGTGTCGGGTGGCTATGCGGACGCGATCACGGTCAAAGCGTCATCCGTGCTCCCGAAGCCCGAGCCGCTCGATTGGCCTGAGGCGGCGAACCTCCTCGCGACGGGCGTCACCGCGTGGCACCTGCTCGAGGCGACGGGTGTGGGGGAGGGCGACCGCGTGCTCATCCACGGTGCGTCCGGTGGTGTCGGCTACACGGCGGCCCAGCTCGCGCTGCTGCGCGGCGCGGTCGTTGTCGGCACCGCGAGTGCGAGCAACCAGAAGCTGCTCACCGACGCCGGCGTCAAGGCCGTTGTCTACGGCGACGGCCTCGCCGACCGGGTGCGCGCCGAGCTGCCCGAGGGTGTGACCGTCGCGCTCGACACTGTAGGCACCGACGAGGCCCTGGATGTCTCGGCCGAGCTGGTCGCGGACCGCGATCGCATCGCCACCATCGCCGGCTTCGAGAAGGGTGCGGAGCTCGGCATCAAGATGCTCGGCGGTGGCCCGGGCGCGGACCCCGGCCGTGACATCCGCACCGCCGCACGCCCCGAACTCGTGGCGCTCGCGCAGGCTGGCAAGCTCCACATCGTGATGGGGCGTACGTTCCCGCTCGAGGGCGCCATCGAGGCGCTCGAACTCGTGCGCACGGGCCACCCGGGCGGTCAGGTCGCCCTGCGCCCGAATGACCCCTGA